The following coding sequences are from one Capsicum annuum cultivar UCD-10X-F1 chromosome 3, UCD10Xv1.1, whole genome shotgun sequence window:
- the LOC124896828 gene encoding uncharacterized protein LOC124896828 has translation MSKVSKVDHRVKEYLEEDGYEKWSRCYYSLVNRGRMMTSNITECINGCLVEVGEISILGFVEEVRILFAAWNCKNNEIASYTNTTLGRRFEEILTLNGAKALRVTAAGSYLYCVYESGRRYIVDIEHDTCNSVKTYTLPIVSVPDMKDWNVSSFVGDEAVVPPKYRRGPGRPKKESHLKSSESLSSSSNCCRKYRRAGYN, from the exons ATGTCAAAGGTTTCAAAGGTTGATCACAGAGTTAAGGAATATTTGGAAGAAGATGGTTATGAAAAATGGTCTCGATGTTACTACTCGCTTGTTAATAGAGGTAGAATGATGACCTCTAATATAACCGAATGTATTAACGGTTGCTTAGTAGAGGTTGGAGAAATTTCAATTTTAGGTTTCGTTGAagaagttagaattttatttgcTGCGTGGAATTGTAAGAACAACGAAATTGCATCTTATACCAACACAACACTCGGGAGAAGATTTGAAGAAATACTGACTCTTAATGGGGCTAAGGCTTTGCGTGTGACG GCAGCTGGTAGTTATCTTTATTGTGTATATGAATCAGGACGGAGGTACATTGTCGATATTGAGCATGACACGTGCAACAGTG TCAAGACGTATACACTCCCGATAGTTTCAGTGCCAGACATGAAGGATTGGAATGTTTCATCTTTTGTTGGCGATGAAGCAGTTGTGCCGCCCAAATACAGAAGAGGACCTGGTAGGCCAAAGAAAGAAAGTCATTTGAAATCAAGTGAATCACTTTCTTCAAGTTCGAACTGTTGCAGAAAATACAGACGTGCAGGTTACAATTGA